tctctctagaattaggattaggttttaGATCTAGatccacttcttcttcttctctcttaattttcctttttcttccttaATTGTTCTCTTGTAGTTGTAGAATTCTTGTTCTCTTGTAATTCCTTTGTATTGTTTGTTGTAGTTTATGAACTTTCTTTTGTAGATCTACATTTCTTCTTTAATGCAATTGGtaagttctttgttgtttcatAATTGTTTTGTTTCTCTATTGTTAATATCTTGcttttgtagttagatctctctttaattcttgcaattaataatgtttgcctttatttccttctatgtgtttgttaaaatgctCATTCTAGTTATGAGttaaattttgttcctcttggcttaggtagagtgattagtgacacttgagttatcaacctcttttgttgattgataattatagattgctaattgatttgaatgcctctaaagctagtctttcctttaggagttgattaggacttgaggaatcaaattgattcatccacttgactttcctccatggttagaggttaactaggtgggagcaatacacaattctcatcacaattgatgagGATAaataggataggatttctagttctcataccttgccaagaactttgttagttgttagtttatttcttttgcaatttacatttcttgtctattatctcaaaaaccccaaaatacatctcataaccaataacaagaacactttattgtaattcctagggagaacgacccaaggttcaatactttggtttataaatttaggggtttgtactagtaacaaacaaatttttgcatgaaaggattattgttggtttagaaactatactttacaacgagacttcatttgtgaaattctaaaccgtcaaaaaactaatcatcaaaatggcgccgttgccggagaattgcaatggtgttaggttattggttattgtacatatgtgaatagtgtgaatatcttgcttttttactttatttgctagttgtagaattttgtttctctcgttttctattatcttttgatttttgttttctctttccattatgaattcttgctttggctatgagtgtgattacaactatgttgtaggtgatgagaacttcaatgagaatatgtatcaaggatgggacactcaaaggtgggaggagccatatgcatatgatcaatcttcttggcaacaacctccaccaatgtactatgaagaagagccattctatgatgcataccaatccaatggctatggtgaatctccttgtgactttcaagaaccaccaccgtATGCCCATGCGCCATGTCCTTAACATAGCCCTCAACCATACTCGCAAGCCTCTTTTTACCAAATACCTCCATATGAtcctaatccttatccaccatatcacccatatgagccacacatagaaccaccaccattccaatatcaatactttcaagaaccaccacctccacacccttaccaagaagaaccaccttcctattatgaaccctttctccaagatAATAAACCTTCATATCCATCCCAATCctcaatggatgaaatccttagccttatacttcaagggcaaggagaaatgcaaagggagacactagaatttgTGGCTATtttgaccaaggtagtaagcaatttagtctcccaatatttgagcactcaaagcactcccatggtcacatgtggagaattaattgaagagcaaagggggttTCTAATCatacacactcattaggattagtttagagttagttttagagagagaagctctcacttctctctaggattaggattatgattatgtttagttcttagatctagattttaattcatcttcttctacttctatcttctcaattccttgtagttacattcattcttcttccattcttttgttgtaatctcttttatgttgttcttgtgttttgttatagatctacttttgtttcttctactctctttcaattcaatcaaggtaattcataataaatatgtttcttttgattgttgttgttaattcttttcaataattgttgttagattctattcttgttatcaatttactatgcttttcttttgtaccttccaagtgtttgatgaaatgcttggttgggttttagtgtaggttttgttcttcttggccttggttgagtaattaatgactcttgagttatctaattcctttgatgattgataattagaagttgctaattgatttgaatgcctctaaagctagtctatcctttaggagttgattaggacttgaggaatcaaattgattcatccacttgactttcctccatggttagaggttaactaagtgggaacaaaagataatttgtattcacaattgaggaggataactaggataagacttctagttctcatatcttgctaagagctttgttagttgttagtatTTTCCTTGCCATTTGtaattcttgtctaaaatcttaaaaaccccaaacataactcataaccaataacaagacacttcattacaattcctagggagaacgacccgaggttcaatacttcagtttataaaatttaggggtttattttagtgacaaacaactttttgtatgaaagaattattgattgatttagaaactatacttgcaacgagaattcatttgtgaaattctataccatcaaaaatctaatcatcattGATCTGAAATCTTGTCAATTTTGCAAAAGCTCAGTTACGGTAATGGTGATCCAAGTTCTCACTTTCTACCCTCGCCCTGCAATCTCGATCTGGATTTCAATTTCAGTCTCAAATTCAATATCGAACTGACGTTGGGGTTCGCgatatcttctcaattccttgattcacACTCTCCGTTGGGGTTAGGGTTGGCGATTTGGTCTGACctctttcttccaattctccgTTCAACATCTCCCATGTTTTCTCCCAATCCTTCTCCAAATTCTCAAGCCTgatctcctccttcttcttctgatcTCTTCTCTTCCTACAAACTCAAACGACAGAGCTTGATGAGAGTGTGCTCCCTCTcacttccttcaattgtgatgcAGCAACTCCGATCAACGAGATTGTAAGAAGAAGGTTGTTCAATCGTGATTGCTCGATGGAAGGTGTCAACATAGAGGCATTCATGAACTTCTTGAACCAGATCACAGCATTTCAAGCGAACCTTAACAAGAAGAATGCCAAACCACATCAAGATTCAACAAGCATTTACTACCTTCATCCATCTGAAAGTATTGGTACACCTCTTTCCACTGTTATACTTGATGGTAAAAATTATGGTGACTGGAGTAGAGCTATACTTTGGGGGCTGAAGGGAAAGAACAAAGTAAGGTTTGTTGATGGTAGTCTGCCTAGGCTTGATAAGGATGATGAAAATTTTGAAGCATGGGATAGATGTAATACATATGTTGTGGCATGGATTAATCACTCTCTTAGTCCTGATATATCACGAAGTGTCGTCTGGAACACTGTGGCAAGCAGTTTGTGGACTGAATTGAAGCGCATATACTGTCAAGGGGATAGATTCAGAGTGGCAGAATTACAGGAAGAGCTTTTTGCAATTAGGCAAGGAGACCTTGATGTAACATCTTATTTCACTAAGTTGAAGACTATTTGGGAAGACCTTGAAAGTTTTAGATATATTCCTGACTGTGAATGTTCAGAAAAGTGTAGTTGTGGCCTAGGTATAATACGACGATATAGAATTGAGGATCAAGTAACTCAGTTTTTGAGAGGTTTAAATGAGCAGTTTTCGAATGTTAGGTCTCAGATTATGTTGTTGGATCCACTTCCTGATGTGAATACTATACTCTCCATGTTGACACAGCAGGAACGCCAATTCATGAATATGGACATTAATCCAGAAGTCAAAATTGCATATGCCGCTACTCCCTCCAACACAGCAAACCCAGGAAATGACAGAGGGAAAGGGAGGGGTAGAGGCGGAAGGAGTCAAGGAGGGAGAGGAAAGGTGCAATGCTCGCACTGTGGAAGGTTGGGTCACAGCATTGATGTGTGTTACAAGAAACACGGCTACCCACCGAACCTCAAGGGACGTAATGCTGCAGAAGGAGCTGGAAATTTTGCAGCCTCCCTAGTCACTTAGGGTGATTCAGAGAAGCTCAGTGAGAAGAACCTTTCATCACGTTCTACTCATTTGGAAAAGGTTGGGGGTGAcacattaaattttattcttgaacaAAAGCAAGCATTGCTTACTCTTCTCAACAAGAGCCTAGGAGAGCACTCCCATAACATGAACCTGATGGTATCAAAGGTTTCACCCAATATACCTCATCAAGGTAAATTGGAGCATCCAGCAGCTTTTTCTCTAGGAATGGTGGGAACAATTTTGCATTTTAAAACCAGCAT
The Arachis stenosperma cultivar V10309 chromosome 7, arast.V10309.gnm1.PFL2, whole genome shotgun sequence genome window above contains:
- the LOC130939784 gene encoding uncharacterized protein LOC130939784: MEGVNIEAFMNFLNQITAFQANLNKKNAKPHQDSTSIYYLHPSESIGTPLSTVILDGKNYGDWSRAILWGLKGKNKVRFVDGSLPRLDKDDENFEAWDRCNTYVVAWINHSLSPDISRSVVWNTVASSLWTELKRIYCQGDRFRVAELQEELFAIRQGDLDVTSYFTKLKTIWEDLESFRYIPDCECSEKCSCGLGIIRRYRIEDQVTQFLRGLNEQFSNVRSQIMLLDPLPDVNTILSMLTQQERQFMNMDINPEVKIAYAATPSNTANPGNDRGKGRGRGGRSQGGRGKVQCSHCGRLGHSIDVCYKKHGYPPNLKGRNAAEGAGNFAASLVT